A window from Erwinia tracheiphila encodes these proteins:
- the repA gene encoding replication regulatory protein RepA, translated as MSQAVNAATSSSKRAYRKGNPLSVSERQQALMERRKETHKEIKVYVPTVLKERLQNLCEAEGVSQAEMISRLIADAGIPQK; from the coding sequence ATGTCGCAAGCCGTAAATGCAGCAACTTCCTCATCGAAACGTGCTTACAGAAAAGGTAATCCATTATCTGTGTCTGAACGACAACAAGCACTAATGGAGCGCCGAAAAGAAACCCATAAAGAAATCAAAGTTTACGTTCCAACTGTTCTGAAAGAGCGTTTACAGAACTTGTGTGAGGCTGAAGGCGTTTCTCAGGCAGAAATGATCAGTCGGCTTATTGCCGATGCAGGTATCCCACAGAAGTAA